Proteins encoded together in one Prosthecobacter debontii window:
- a CDS encoding sugar phosphate isomerase/epimerase family protein has protein sequence MKLGFVSNILLELSLSDVLSFAAHEGFASVEICCWPVGKADRKYAGVTHLDVTTLTQAQADDTRSLCQDHGVSMSALGYYPNILDPNPGVSKAAVAHFKKVIKAAPMVGLDTVTGFIGKDWTKTVDDNWPRFLKVWRPILQYAADHGVRIAIENCPMLFTQDEWPGGKNLMTTPAIWRRAFHDLDMPNLGLNYDPSHFVLQGMDPISPLAEFKDRLFHLHAKDMTIDHKALNEVGRFDFTKNWHLPRIPGYGEVNWVAFMAELTRIGYEGPVCIEVEDETFGKHLDGRMKALKVSRNVLAPYFG, from the coding sequence ATGAAACTCGGCTTCGTATCCAATATTCTCCTCGAACTCTCCCTCAGCGATGTCCTTTCCTTCGCGGCTCATGAGGGCTTTGCCTCGGTCGAGATCTGCTGCTGGCCCGTTGGCAAGGCGGATCGCAAGTATGCCGGTGTGACACACCTAGACGTCACCACCCTCACCCAAGCTCAGGCGGATGATACCCGCTCGCTGTGTCAGGATCACGGTGTCAGCATGAGTGCCTTGGGTTATTACCCGAACATCCTCGATCCGAATCCCGGGGTGTCCAAAGCTGCCGTAGCTCACTTTAAAAAGGTGATCAAAGCCGCTCCGATGGTGGGCTTGGACACCGTCACCGGTTTCATTGGCAAAGATTGGACCAAGACCGTGGATGATAACTGGCCTCGCTTTCTGAAAGTGTGGAGGCCCATCCTCCAATACGCTGCCGACCATGGCGTGCGTATTGCCATCGAAAATTGTCCCATGCTCTTCACCCAGGATGAATGGCCTGGGGGTAAGAACCTCATGACCACACCCGCCATCTGGCGCCGGGCCTTTCATGATCTAGACATGCCTAACTTAGGATTGAACTATGATCCCTCTCATTTCGTGCTTCAAGGCATGGACCCCATCAGCCCGTTGGCCGAGTTCAAAGATCGCCTGTTCCATCTGCATGCCAAGGACATGACCATCGATCACAAAGCCCTCAATGAAGTGGGCCGTTTTGATTTCACCAAGAACTGGCACCTGCCGCGCATCCCCGGCTACGGCGAGGTCAATTGGGTTGCTTTCATGGCCGAGCTCACTCGTATTGGTTACGAAGGCCCCGTGTGCATTGAGGTCGAGGACGAAACTTTCGGCAAACACCTTGATGGCCGCATGAAAGCCCTCAAAGTCAGTCGCAACGTGCTCGCGCCGTATTTTGGGTGA
- a CDS encoding chloride channel protein, with protein MNFARLLAHLPPRTRLYLATVLYGLAGGGIAVAFHTGIHELYLHTFEAWAELAPETFMWRTLVLMLGVALLSGWLVKICPEAAGSGIPQLKLAFWKEFGWTSPRIMLVKFIAGVTSIGGGMSLGREGPSVQLAGVLGSTIAERLGVAKIKHRMPAAAGAAAGLAAAFNTPLAAVTFVLEEIIGDLNSRFLGNILMASVVGALVAHGLLGAEPAFNMDIPGESVSWVVYVVTPWAAACAALTGLLFQKSSLGLRQWSRQQRRVPGWCLPVIGALLTWVIGILVWRYTGHLGVFSLGYRDLSDALSGHLGWQIAFLLLVAKLAATILCYGCGGCGGIFSPTLFFGGMAGLAAAGVASLVVPLEGGDLLVLAVVGMCACLGAVVRAPVTGILIVFEMTHEFSLVLPLMLGVLVSQSISRRLERSNFYEAILEQDGHHLERIIPPRDLETWQQLPVSAIANFHPVVISDLSATTLKAAFDQHPFANFPVMQEGRLSGILTRREMEHALLTNTPVDLEPAISSDPRESIVNIQTRLLESNAGIVVLTDEKDTLLGVVTLHDLLRAQMAYGKGLEQG; from the coding sequence ATGAACTTTGCTCGACTGCTGGCTCATTTGCCACCTCGCACTCGCTTGTATCTGGCAACAGTCCTTTATGGCCTCGCCGGAGGAGGTATTGCAGTGGCGTTTCACACAGGGATTCATGAACTCTATTTGCATACCTTTGAAGCGTGGGCGGAACTCGCCCCAGAGACCTTCATGTGGCGAACGCTAGTTTTGATGTTAGGGGTAGCTTTGCTCTCGGGTTGGCTCGTGAAGATCTGCCCTGAAGCGGCTGGCAGCGGCATTCCCCAGCTTAAGCTGGCCTTTTGGAAAGAGTTTGGCTGGACGTCGCCGCGCATCATGTTGGTGAAATTCATCGCAGGCGTCACGAGTATCGGTGGCGGCATGAGCCTTGGGAGGGAGGGGCCCTCCGTACAGTTGGCTGGGGTGCTCGGTTCGACGATCGCCGAACGGCTCGGAGTCGCGAAAATAAAACATCGAATGCCTGCGGCCGCTGGGGCAGCCGCAGGTCTGGCAGCGGCTTTCAATACTCCTTTAGCTGCGGTGACTTTTGTGTTGGAAGAAATCATTGGCGATCTCAACAGCCGTTTTCTGGGCAACATCCTCATGGCCTCCGTAGTGGGAGCCCTTGTGGCTCATGGATTACTCGGTGCAGAGCCTGCCTTTAACATGGATATCCCTGGAGAATCTGTGAGCTGGGTGGTTTATGTCGTTACACCTTGGGCGGCGGCTTGCGCAGCACTGACGGGATTACTGTTTCAGAAATCCAGTTTAGGTCTGCGTCAATGGAGTCGTCAACAGAGACGCGTGCCAGGCTGGTGCCTGCCTGTTATCGGAGCACTATTGACCTGGGTGATCGGCATCTTGGTATGGAGATACACAGGGCATCTGGGAGTCTTCTCATTGGGATATCGAGATCTTTCGGATGCACTTTCAGGCCATCTTGGCTGGCAGATAGCATTCTTACTTTTGGTGGCAAAACTTGCCGCAACTATTCTTTGTTATGGCTGTGGGGGTTGTGGCGGCATTTTTTCCCCCACGTTGTTCTTCGGAGGGATGGCGGGCCTCGCCGCCGCTGGTGTCGCAAGCCTAGTCGTTCCCTTGGAGGGTGGCGATCTTTTGGTGCTCGCCGTGGTAGGTATGTGTGCCTGCTTGGGAGCTGTGGTGCGTGCACCTGTAACGGGAATTCTCATCGTCTTCGAGATGACGCATGAGTTTTCCCTCGTGCTCCCGCTCATGCTCGGTGTGCTGGTCAGTCAATCCATCAGTCGCCGCCTTGAGCGAAGCAATTTTTATGAAGCCATTCTGGAGCAAGACGGACATCATCTGGAACGCATCATTCCCCCCAGGGATTTGGAGACATGGCAGCAACTACCCGTTTCAGCGATTGCCAACTTTCACCCGGTTGTCATCTCGGATCTCTCCGCCACGACTTTGAAGGCCGCCTTCGACCAACATCCTTTTGCTAATTTTCCCGTGATGCAGGAAGGGCGTCTCAGTGGGATTCTCACGCGGCGTGAGATGGAGCATGCATTGCTAACCAATACACCAGTGGACCTTGAGCCCGCTATTAGCAGCGATCCACGCGAAAGCATCGTCAATATTCAGACCCGCCTTCTAGAGTCCAATGCAGGCATCGTGGTGTTAACGGATGAAAAAGACACCCTGCTAGGCGTAGTCACCCTGCATGATCTGCTGCGTGCTCAGATGGCCTATGGGAAGGGATTGGAGCAGGGGTAA
- the argS gene encoding arginine--tRNA ligase, with product MFRSVLTDRLQAAFTSAGIALPEGFKVTVELASDTRFGDYQSNAAMILAKQLKTNPRALAEQIKAAFSAEDLCSDVSIAGPGFLNFRISPAALSTKIQAVVQGAQCDVIQVTQPQTIVVDFSAPNIAKPMHVGHIRSTFIGDCLARVARFVGHKVITDNHVGDWGTQFGMIIHGWKTELDHKALKKDPIHELVRTYKLINAKTKEDESVLVLCKGELVKLQQGDEENLGIWKECVRLTLEQLEKVYGTLDIQFDHYLGESFYNDALAPLVEDLLARDIATISEGATVIFSDGQCDPKDDPFLVKEGDGWKPTPAIIRKSDGGFLYATTDLATIDYRVKEWKADEIWYVVGAPQQLHFRQVFATAHRMGHTTAMTHIAFGSILGPDGKMFKTRSGETVGLLEVIDEAIERARAAADEKDQGLTDSEKDEIAHIIGSGAVKYAELSQNRLTDYKFSWDKMLSLQGNTAPYLINAYVRTRSIFRKLEGSDVTLTADVVLTEPAEIALAVKLAQFAEATHDVLVDHRPNTLATYLYELANTYHSFYEACHVLNSQGTVRNTRLTLCEATSRVLKTGLGLLGIQTTERM from the coding sequence ATGTTTCGCTCTGTTCTCACTGATCGTCTTCAAGCCGCCTTCACCAGCGCAGGTATCGCCCTGCCCGAGGGCTTTAAGGTCACCGTTGAGCTGGCTTCGGATACTCGATTTGGCGATTACCAGAGCAATGCGGCCATGATCCTGGCTAAGCAACTGAAGACCAATCCACGTGCACTGGCGGAGCAGATCAAGGCTGCCTTTTCCGCCGAGGACTTGTGCAGTGACGTCAGCATCGCCGGCCCCGGTTTCCTGAATTTCCGCATCAGCCCTGCGGCCCTGAGCACGAAGATCCAGGCTGTGGTGCAGGGCGCTCAGTGCGATGTCATCCAGGTCACGCAGCCGCAGACCATCGTCGTGGATTTCAGCGCACCAAACATCGCCAAACCCATGCATGTGGGTCACATCCGCAGCACCTTCATTGGTGATTGCCTCGCCCGTGTCGCACGTTTCGTCGGGCACAAGGTCATCACCGACAATCACGTGGGGGACTGGGGCACGCAGTTTGGTATGATCATCCACGGTTGGAAGACCGAACTGGATCATAAAGCGCTGAAGAAGGACCCCATCCATGAACTGGTGCGCACCTACAAGCTCATCAATGCCAAGACCAAGGAAGACGAATCCGTGCTGGTGCTGTGCAAGGGTGAACTGGTGAAGCTCCAGCAGGGTGACGAGGAAAACCTCGGCATCTGGAAGGAGTGCGTGCGCCTGACGCTGGAGCAGCTCGAGAAAGTGTATGGCACCCTGGACATCCAGTTTGATCACTACCTGGGCGAGAGCTTTTACAACGATGCGCTGGCACCTCTCGTCGAGGATCTGCTAGCACGCGACATCGCCACTATCAGTGAAGGGGCCACGGTCATCTTCAGCGATGGTCAGTGCGATCCGAAGGACGATCCTTTCCTGGTCAAAGAAGGCGATGGCTGGAAACCCACACCCGCGATCATTCGCAAGAGCGATGGTGGTTTCCTGTATGCCACCACGGACCTCGCCACCATTGATTACCGCGTCAAAGAATGGAAGGCCGATGAGATCTGGTATGTCGTCGGTGCTCCGCAGCAGCTTCACTTCCGTCAGGTCTTCGCTACGGCTCATCGCATGGGCCACACGACCGCGATGACGCACATCGCTTTCGGCAGCATTCTGGGACCTGATGGCAAGATGTTCAAAACCCGCAGCGGCGAAACCGTCGGTCTGCTGGAAGTCATTGATGAAGCCATCGAGCGTGCTCGCGCTGCTGCGGATGAAAAGGATCAAGGCCTAACCGATAGTGAGAAAGACGAGATCGCTCACATCATCGGTAGCGGTGCTGTGAAGTATGCGGAACTGAGCCAGAATCGTCTCACCGATTACAAGTTTAGCTGGGATAAGATGCTTTCCCTTCAGGGCAATACCGCGCCGTATCTCATCAACGCTTATGTGCGCACTCGCTCCATCTTCCGCAAGCTAGAGGGCAGCGATGTCACCCTGACGGCAGATGTCGTCCTGACCGAACCTGCGGAGATCGCTCTGGCGGTGAAGCTGGCCCAGTTCGCTGAGGCAACTCATGACGTGCTGGTCGATCACCGTCCGAATACCCTGGCTACCTATCTCTATGAGTTGGCCAATACCTACCACAGCTTCTATGAAGCCTGCCACGTGCTCAATAGCCAGGGCACGGTGCGTAACACCCGTCTCACGCTTTGTGAAGCCACCAGTCGCGTATTGAAGACTGGCCTGGGCCTGCTCGGCATCCAGACCACAGAGCGCATGTAG
- the pssA gene encoding CDP-diacylglycerol--serine O-phosphatidyltransferase, which produces MIEREPRIYVLPTMMTAGNILSGFVAILQIFKGREGAITEHYYWAIIAILAACLFDVLDGRVARLGGQESPFGRELDSIADIVSFGVAPALLVHDIVLSSIEKPAGLGWLIACTYLVCGAMRLARFNCIAASDEKTNSKHFRGCPIPAAAGVTASLTLLMLWLNEGNKEIGHWKYGLAVLMVLLSFLMMSDLEYPSFKSINWRTRRSPIWVLISIIVVAFAVRNWQWMPSVLFVSYLLYGLFRPWISRRWRREIEIEYEAADTPDDPITGPLVDEEAEAEPSKATKKEQEKVPQDPAADI; this is translated from the coding sequence ATGATCGAGCGAGAACCCCGCATCTATGTGCTGCCCACGATGATGACCGCAGGCAATATCCTGTCGGGTTTCGTCGCGATTTTGCAGATCTTTAAGGGGCGGGAGGGAGCGATCACCGAGCATTACTACTGGGCCATCATTGCCATTTTGGCGGCCTGTCTCTTTGACGTGCTGGATGGCCGCGTGGCGCGCCTGGGGGGGCAGGAGTCCCCGTTTGGTCGGGAGTTGGATTCCATCGCAGATATCGTCTCCTTCGGGGTGGCCCCGGCTCTGCTGGTGCATGACATCGTGCTCTCCAGCATCGAGAAACCTGCTGGTCTCGGCTGGCTGATCGCCTGCACCTACCTCGTCTGCGGTGCCATGCGGCTGGCGCGGTTCAACTGCATCGCCGCCAGCGATGAGAAGACCAACAGCAAGCACTTCCGCGGCTGCCCCATCCCGGCGGCGGCGGGCGTGACGGCTTCTCTCACTCTGCTGATGCTGTGGCTGAACGAGGGGAACAAGGAGATCGGCCACTGGAAATACGGTTTGGCGGTGCTGATGGTGCTGCTGTCGTTCCTCATGATGAGTGACCTGGAGTATCCCAGCTTCAAGTCCATTAACTGGCGCACCCGCCGCTCCCCCATCTGGGTGCTCATCTCCATCATCGTGGTGGCCTTTGCCGTGCGGAACTGGCAGTGGATGCCCTCCGTGCTCTTCGTGAGCTACCTGCTCTACGGTCTCTTCCGCCCCTGGATCTCCCGCCGCTGGCGCCGAGAGATCGAAATCGAGTATGAGGCGGCGGATACGCCGGATGACCCCATCACTGGTCCGCTCGTGGACGAGGAGGCGGAGGCGGAGCCCTCTAAAGCCACCAAAAAAGAGCAGGAAAAGGTGCCTCAGGACCCTGCCGCGGATATTTGA
- a CDS encoding MBL fold metallo-hydrolase gives MRFRNLTRRREIGANSYLLESGKNRVVLDSGMHPKEVGFEALPDFGPLPHDTADSILITHAHHDHIGSLPVLMRKQPNTPVFMTEPTGEITSAMLHNSVNVMTAQREEQSIHEYPLFTHKELDENRAQYIYRDLDRPFELPNTDLRASFHDAGHIMGSAGIMIRQNGNSLFYTGDVNFENQTIARAADFPTKDIDVLVVETTRGTYARPADYSRKAEKERLAALIRDTYDANGSVLIPVFALGKTQEVMLMMHELHEEGLIPEMPLRIGGLGTKVTVLYDHYTDRTRRNYQGFRLLEDVDMLVPPRRRRGGRGQVEYEPKTIYALSSGMMTEGTTSNQFAARFIDNPRNAVAFVGYTDPESPGYRLRVAKSGEKVKLAPDLPPVELQARIESFDLSAHATREQIADYVEKVKPKKLLMVHGEEASQAWFSARFAETLGKDTEILRPNVHEPIDLW, from the coding sequence ATGCGTTTTCGTAATCTTACCCGCCGCCGCGAGATCGGGGCTAATAGCTACCTGCTCGAGTCTGGCAAAAACCGTGTGGTCCTGGATTCAGGGATGCACCCGAAGGAGGTAGGTTTTGAGGCCTTGCCAGATTTCGGCCCCCTGCCCCATGATACGGCGGACTCCATCCTCATCACCCACGCCCACCATGATCACATCGGCTCCCTTCCCGTGCTGATGCGTAAACAGCCGAATACGCCGGTCTTCATGACGGAGCCCACGGGGGAGATCACCAGCGCCATGCTGCACAACTCGGTGAATGTGATGACCGCCCAGCGTGAGGAGCAGAGCATCCACGAATACCCGCTTTTCACCCACAAGGAGCTGGATGAAAACCGGGCCCAGTATATCTACCGGGATCTGGACCGCCCCTTTGAACTGCCAAACACCGACCTGAGAGCCAGCTTTCACGATGCCGGGCACATCATGGGGTCCGCCGGCATCATGATCCGACAGAACGGCAACTCGCTTTTCTATACGGGAGACGTGAATTTTGAAAACCAGACCATCGCACGTGCAGCGGACTTCCCCACGAAGGACATTGATGTGCTGGTCGTCGAGACCACCCGTGGCACCTACGCACGCCCTGCCGACTACTCCCGCAAGGCTGAAAAGGAGCGCCTCGCCGCCCTGATTCGAGATACCTACGATGCCAATGGCTCCGTGCTCATCCCCGTCTTCGCCCTGGGCAAAACCCAGGAAGTGATGCTGATGATGCATGAACTGCATGAGGAAGGCCTGATCCCAGAGATGCCCCTGCGCATCGGTGGCCTCGGCACGAAGGTGACCGTGCTTTACGATCACTACACGGACCGCACCCGTCGGAATTATCAGGGCTTCCGCCTTCTGGAAGACGTGGACATGCTCGTTCCACCGCGCCGTCGCCGTGGTGGCCGTGGCCAGGTGGAGTATGAGCCGAAGACCATCTACGCCCTCTCCAGTGGCATGATGACGGAGGGCACCACCTCCAACCAATTCGCCGCCCGGTTCATTGATAACCCCCGCAACGCCGTGGCCTTCGTCGGCTATACCGATCCCGAATCTCCCGGCTATCGCCTGCGCGTAGCCAAGTCCGGAGAAAAGGTGAAGCTGGCACCTGACCTGCCTCCGGTGGAACTCCAGGCCCGGATCGAAAGCTTTGACCTCAGCGCCCACGCCACCCGTGAGCAAATCGCCGACTACGTGGAAAAGGTGAAGCCGAAGAAGCTGCTCATGGTGCACGGTGAAGAGGCCTCCCAGGCTTGGTTCAGCGCCCGCTTCGCCGAGACCCTCGGCAAAGATACCGAGATCCTCCGCCCGAATGTCCATGAGCCGATTGATCTCTGGTGA
- a CDS encoding MOSC domain-containing protein, which yields MMTLLSLQTSAIQDIPSQDTSSWWDKPWSTGFYKQPVLESLWLGYEGLKGDQQADRRYHGGSEKAVCVYPSEHYPYWLEKLGLQDMPPGAFGENFTSVGLVETDVCIGDTYEIGEARVQVSQPRQPCWKLARRWQVKDLTAQVERTGYTGFYFRVLKHGQVQAGETFTLCERPFPEWTIALANEIMHHRRSDKDAARDLASCPLLSSSWKDSLWARGQLSAKEQEAARTLRTGL from the coding sequence ATGATGACCTTGCTCTCCCTCCAAACCTCCGCCATTCAGGATATTCCTTCCCAAGACACGAGTTCCTGGTGGGATAAACCCTGGAGTACGGGTTTCTACAAACAGCCTGTTTTGGAATCCCTTTGGTTAGGTTATGAAGGGCTCAAAGGCGATCAACAGGCGGATCGACGCTACCATGGCGGCTCTGAGAAAGCGGTCTGTGTTTACCCCAGCGAGCACTACCCTTACTGGTTGGAAAAGCTCGGGCTGCAAGACATGCCCCCGGGGGCCTTTGGCGAAAATTTCACCTCGGTGGGACTCGTCGAGACGGATGTCTGCATTGGCGATACTTACGAGATCGGCGAAGCTCGCGTGCAGGTCTCTCAACCTCGCCAACCCTGCTGGAAGTTGGCTCGGCGCTGGCAGGTGAAGGACCTCACCGCGCAGGTGGAGCGCACGGGTTACACAGGTTTTTATTTCCGCGTGCTGAAACACGGTCAGGTGCAAGCGGGGGAAACCTTCACGCTTTGTGAGCGACCCTTTCCCGAGTGGACCATCGCTCTCGCCAATGAGATTATGCATCATCGGCGCTCCGACAAAGACGCCGCCCGCGACTTGGCCTCCTGTCCCCTGCTCTCCTCCAGTTGGAAGGACTCGCTCTGGGCTCGTGGTCAACTTTCCGCCAAAGAGCAAGAAGCAGCCCGCACGCTACGCACCGGACTGTAG
- the pheA gene encoding chorismate mutase, with the protein MSLDDVRIKIDAIDQQLIRLLNERAELVHVIGEIKKKDGLDIYVPGREEKLLRKLCELNSAQQGLLTEKAIRAIFREIMSAALALENSLSIAYLGPAGSWTHQVAINKFGNSVSYAAEASTEGVFSRVASQGVDYGVLPIEHSTEGAVHHTLDHLVDSDLQIYAEILWKVQTVVMARGDAASVKVIYGHPQMLAQCRSWLGQSFPQAALVESASSSLAATHAENEPGAAALGTPLSAELHHLRVLSTSPSENATRARFIILGRRSGAPTGHDNTMLMVHARDRVGALLEVLQVFASRNVNVRQIENRPVPGDLTGEQARFFLEISGHHEEPALCEVIQDLTQQGAKVKVLGSYPAPGWVEER; encoded by the coding sequence ATGTCCCTCGACGACGTCCGTATCAAGATCGATGCCATCGATCAACAGCTCATCCGCCTCCTCAACGAACGCGCCGAACTCGTCCATGTGATCGGTGAGATCAAAAAGAAAGACGGGCTGGATATCTACGTCCCCGGCCGGGAAGAAAAGCTGCTGCGCAAGCTCTGTGAACTGAATTCTGCTCAGCAGGGACTGCTGACGGAGAAGGCCATTCGCGCGATCTTCCGTGAGATCATGAGTGCGGCTCTGGCGCTGGAAAACAGCCTGAGCATCGCCTATCTCGGACCTGCGGGTTCCTGGACGCATCAGGTGGCCATCAATAAATTTGGCAACAGCGTCTCTTATGCGGCTGAAGCCAGCACAGAAGGTGTCTTCTCGCGTGTGGCCAGCCAAGGTGTGGACTATGGGGTGCTGCCGATCGAGCACTCCACCGAAGGCGCCGTGCATCACACCCTGGATCATCTGGTGGATTCGGATCTCCAGATCTACGCCGAGATCCTGTGGAAGGTGCAGACGGTCGTGATGGCTCGTGGCGATGCCGCGTCGGTGAAGGTCATTTATGGCCACCCGCAGATGCTGGCGCAGTGTCGTTCTTGGTTAGGCCAGAGCTTCCCTCAGGCCGCTCTGGTGGAGTCTGCTTCCTCCAGCCTCGCCGCCACGCATGCGGAGAATGAACCTGGGGCGGCGGCCTTGGGCACACCTCTGAGTGCCGAGCTTCATCATCTCCGAGTGCTCTCCACCTCTCCCAGTGAGAATGCCACCCGCGCACGCTTCATCATCCTCGGTCGCCGCAGCGGTGCTCCGACGGGGCATGACAACACCATGCTCATGGTGCATGCACGCGACCGCGTAGGCGCTCTCCTGGAGGTGCTGCAGGTCTTCGCCAGCCGGAATGTGAATGTGCGCCAGATCGAAAATCGCCCCGTGCCCGGAGATCTCACCGGTGAGCAAGCCCGCTTCTTCCTGGAGATCAGCGGTCACCATGAAGAGCCTGCGCTGTGCGAGGTGATCCAGGATCTGACTCAACAAGGTGCCAAAGTGAAAGTCCTCGGCAGCTACCCCGCTCCCGGCTGGGTGGAGGAGCGGTGA